In a single window of the Micromonospora inositola genome:
- a CDS encoding CBS domain-containing protein: MASAVDIGLAADVRREGRTPEFLRVSLLVPDDQDVVTVPTGTPIGSAIDLMRRHDFDQLPVMTVNSHVVGTFTYRSFSQGLRHLRAQDDPLSMPVEDLVEDLRFVRAADEVSAVLGYIETDRAVLVGDEDRLLAVVTAADVSAFLWRRTRPFVLLQDIELAVRDLMRSSCTDEDLASVVSAALPGGNDERAARLEDLTLSELFTVLLHGTSFGRFFRTRFGNNRHLVRATLEPVREIRNKVFHFRDELSAEELQRLLDVASWLRRKILIRGGAR, translated from the coding sequence ATGGCTAGTGCGGTCGACATCGGCCTCGCCGCGGACGTGCGGCGGGAGGGCCGGACGCCCGAATTCCTTCGCGTGAGCCTGCTCGTTCCCGACGATCAGGACGTCGTGACCGTGCCGACCGGCACACCCATCGGCTCGGCCATCGACCTGATGCGCCGGCACGATTTCGACCAGCTGCCCGTGATGACAGTGAACAGCCACGTCGTGGGCACTTTCACATACCGGTCGTTCAGTCAAGGCCTGCGGCATCTTCGTGCGCAGGACGATCCGCTGAGCATGCCGGTCGAGGACCTGGTCGAGGATCTGAGATTCGTACGAGCGGCAGATGAGGTGAGCGCCGTCCTGGGATACATCGAGACCGACCGGGCCGTCCTGGTCGGCGACGAGGACCGGCTCCTGGCGGTAGTGACGGCCGCAGACGTGAGCGCGTTCCTGTGGCGCAGGACTCGTCCGTTCGTGCTCCTGCAGGACATCGAGCTGGCCGTGCGAGACCTGATGCGATCGTCCTGTACCGACGAGGATCTGGCGAGTGTCGTTTCGGCGGCACTGCCCGGCGGGAACGATGAGCGAGCCGCACGGCTGGAGGACTTGACCCTGAGCGAGCTGTTCACGGTGCTGCTGCATGGCACGAGCTTCGGCAGGTTCTTCAGGACCCGGTTCGGCAACAACCGGCATCTGGTCCGCGCTACCCTCGAACCGGTTCGGGAGATCAGGAACAAGGTGTTCCATTTTCGCGACGAGCTGTCGGCTGAGGAGCTCCAGCGTCTCCTCGATGTGGCGTCCTGGCTCAGACGCAAGATTCTGATCAGAGGCGGTGCCCGATGA
- a CDS encoding PIN domain-containing protein, protein MLLAAYGQLHTVAAEYVNHLAEEGKAPSTIDRAVAAIAVAHRSAGAGRLATDAARAVR, encoded by the coding sequence GTGCTGCTGGCGGCGTACGGCCAGCTGCACACGGTGGCCGCCGAGTACGTCAACCACCTCGCCGAGGAAGGCAAGGCCCCCAGCACCATCGACCGGGCGGTGGCGGCCATCGCGGTCGCCCATCGCTCCGCCGGCGCCGGACGGCTTGCCACCGACGCGGCCCGGGCCGTGCGGTGA
- a CDS encoding OsmC family protein, producing the protein MSESTFRSVEIERTSVGQYVVRNVRGGSMSMGTGQDASFTPVELLLAAIGGCTAIDVDHITSRRAEPTQFSVEVTGEKIRDEAGGNRMQNLMVEFTVTFPVGADGDKAREALPRSLQQSHDRLCTVSRTVELGTPVSIVEAAGSTGN; encoded by the coding sequence ATGAGTGAGAGCACCTTCCGCTCGGTGGAGATCGAGCGCACCAGCGTCGGGCAGTACGTCGTGCGGAACGTCCGCGGCGGATCGATGTCGATGGGCACGGGCCAGGATGCCAGCTTCACGCCGGTGGAACTGCTTCTGGCGGCCATCGGCGGCTGCACCGCGATAGACGTGGACCACATCACCAGCCGCCGCGCCGAGCCGACTCAGTTCTCCGTCGAAGTCACTGGCGAAAAAATCCGGGACGAGGCCGGAGGAAATCGGATGCAGAACCTCATGGTCGAGTTCACCGTGACGTTCCCGGTGGGCGCGGACGGCGACAAGGCGCGCGAGGCGCTGCCTCGGTCGCTGCAGCAGTCGCACGACCGGCTCTGCACCGTCTCCCGTACGGTTGAACTCGGCACTCCCGTCTCGATCGTCGAGGCTGCCGGTTCCACCGGGAACTGA
- a CDS encoding C39 family peptidase: MNSIFRRSALSVAGLMVTGGAIAGPAIAAPAASAASEPAAVLPGAPPAQGKRVLEYDYQRQPNSYYCAPAATRIALSTQGKVLSQSEVAKKLGTTKAGTNSADDTTRVLNEVTGGGYQTTDIGGPKATPEQVDKLRVDVVQAVDAKRGVVANITGIAVDTDGNAHSYPTGHYLSIVGYRDGGDTVKIADPYDSDSRYWMNDEKVADWVAERGYSS; this comes from the coding sequence ATGAACTCGATCTTCCGCAGGAGCGCACTGTCCGTCGCTGGTCTGATGGTCACCGGTGGCGCCATCGCTGGTCCGGCGATCGCCGCCCCGGCCGCCTCGGCCGCGAGCGAGCCGGCGGCCGTGCTGCCGGGCGCGCCACCGGCCCAGGGCAAGCGGGTGCTGGAGTACGACTACCAGCGGCAACCGAACAGCTACTACTGCGCTCCGGCCGCCACCCGGATTGCCCTGTCCACTCAGGGCAAGGTTCTGAGCCAGAGCGAGGTTGCCAAGAAGCTGGGCACCACCAAGGCCGGCACCAACTCGGCCGACGACACCACCCGAGTGCTCAACGAGGTGACCGGCGGTGGCTACCAGACCACCGACATCGGCGGGCCCAAGGCGACACCTGAGCAGGTCGACAAGTTGCGCGTCGACGTGGTTCAGGCGGTCGACGCCAAGAGAGGAGTGGTAGCTAACATCACGGGTATCGCGGTCGACACCGACGGTAACGCGCACTCGTATCCGACCGGGCACTACCTGAGCATCGTCGGCTATCGCGACGGTGGTGACACGGTGAAGATCGCCGACCCGTACGACTCCGACTCGCGCTACTGGATGAATGACGAGAAGGTCGCCGACTGGGTCGCCGAGCGCGGCTACTCCAGCTGA
- a CDS encoding TnsA-like heteromeric transposase endonuclease subunit, with translation MSTDRGSTKSGIAGPPRRLRGRRSGHGPATAATSDKRLYGPERFDVNFIDSEGREFQEPLIQCWNQPFEAALPIRSLASYRGKKSFSGLWWLATTSDHVSYESWLERDHVMALDFDPAVIGLASRPFRLAWRHDGKTRTHTPDLFARLDDGTAVLIDVLPGDQVELDDLTAWDAITQACDAVGWEFRRVGEMDGVLTANLRWLSGYRHPRCLDPGRAADLRRVFADGAALMEGARHVGDPIAVLPTLFHLLWRQVLRTDLATTPLWEGSLVRGGGEQP, from the coding sequence ATGAGCACCGACCGAGGGTCCACGAAGTCTGGCATTGCCGGTCCGCCGAGGCGCTTGAGAGGAAGGAGGTCGGGGCATGGGCCAGCGACTGCCGCCACCTCTGACAAGCGCCTTTACGGGCCCGAACGTTTCGACGTCAATTTCATCGACTCTGAAGGCCGAGAATTCCAGGAGCCATTAATCCAGTGCTGGAATCAGCCCTTTGAGGCTGCCCTTCCGATCCGCAGTTTGGCTTCCTATCGCGGGAAGAAGAGCTTCTCTGGGTTGTGGTGGTTGGCGACCACATCTGATCACGTCAGCTACGAGTCGTGGCTGGAGCGGGATCACGTCATGGCGTTGGACTTTGACCCGGCTGTGATAGGGCTGGCCTCGCGACCGTTTCGGCTTGCATGGCGGCACGATGGCAAGACCCGTACCCATACGCCGGACCTTTTCGCACGGCTGGATGACGGGACGGCAGTGCTGATCGACGTGCTGCCGGGCGATCAGGTCGAGTTGGACGATCTGACGGCCTGGGATGCGATCACACAGGCATGCGACGCCGTCGGCTGGGAATTCCGGCGGGTCGGCGAGATGGATGGCGTGCTGACGGCGAACCTACGATGGCTGTCTGGGTACCGGCATCCTCGCTGCCTAGACCCGGGCCGGGCGGCCGACCTGAGGCGGGTGTTTGCTGACGGCGCGGCGCTGATGGAAGGCGCCCGTCACGTCGGGGATCCGATTGCCGTGCTTCCCACGCTGTTTCATCTGCTCTGGCGGCAGGTGCTTCGGACCGACCTGGCCACTACGCCCTTGTGGGAAGGATCGCTGGTCCGCGGTGGCGGTGAGCAGCCATGA
- a CDS encoding integrase encodes METTMPLTEVLTGRDLEWVSSPRGPAPLPPAGLLDGLPESAVKQALWWEQHLIELLTGVAPDTPPESAPKPEYDPRRHSLRQRELAKLTELQAAGHSVSFPTIKRLRSAYEKQGLWGLVDRRLARPAGPTGRVDERIVAATVQAIAEETNRSTGTVTRLRRRVTQILAAQHGTSAPDLPSPATFYRLVTRLSRGKHTFGSAKTRRSQAKAPQGPFGSVSAVRPGEWVQIDSTPIDVRVVLDNGMVDRAELTWMADLGTRGIPAAVLRPTTKAADAAVLLARALTPEPMRPGWADAVRLSRSVLPHRRLTALDERLEHAACRPVIVPENIVCDNGKAYISQTFRTACRAMGINFQPTHEGSPWEKGVVERSFDSLGTLFAQYVAGYVGRSVEHRGENADQDAVWSIVELQALLDEWIVTVWHNRPHDGLRHPLTPDKALTPNEQYAALVEVAGYVPVPLSADDYVELLPVAWRAITPSGIKLNRRTYDDKKGALNDYRRAHSGVTAKKGLWEVHYDPYDVTRIWVRNHHHGGWITVPWKHLRSSPAPFGELAWQHARSILRQRGQDKATEAEIAQAAAQLLDRAEQGPEQPPRTAKRDRRVAGRTRATNSPSGPRPEPAPKDEDVGEAPDVAAAGNSPDEPLAKVIPLPVFDARKEARKWRF; translated from the coding sequence ATGGAAACCACCATGCCGCTCACCGAGGTGCTTACCGGCCGCGACCTGGAGTGGGTGTCCTCGCCACGCGGTCCCGCTCCGCTACCACCCGCGGGTCTTCTGGACGGGCTGCCCGAGTCCGCGGTGAAGCAAGCACTGTGGTGGGAGCAGCACCTCATAGAACTACTGACCGGCGTTGCGCCGGATACGCCGCCTGAATCGGCGCCCAAGCCCGAGTACGATCCGCGCCGGCACTCGCTGCGTCAGCGTGAGCTAGCCAAGCTGACCGAGTTGCAGGCAGCGGGGCACAGCGTCAGCTTCCCTACGATCAAACGGCTGCGATCGGCCTACGAAAAGCAGGGGCTGTGGGGGCTGGTCGACCGGCGCCTGGCTCGACCAGCCGGCCCCACCGGTAGGGTCGACGAACGGATTGTCGCCGCGACCGTGCAGGCGATCGCCGAGGAAACCAACCGCTCGACAGGAACGGTGACCAGGCTGCGCCGCCGGGTGACACAGATCCTCGCCGCCCAGCACGGTACGTCCGCCCCCGATCTGCCATCGCCTGCGACCTTCTACCGCCTGGTCACCCGGCTCTCGCGGGGTAAGCACACGTTCGGCTCGGCGAAGACCCGCCGATCGCAGGCAAAGGCCCCGCAGGGCCCGTTTGGCTCGGTGTCGGCCGTCAGACCCGGCGAGTGGGTGCAGATCGACTCCACTCCGATCGATGTCCGGGTGGTCCTGGACAACGGTATGGTCGACCGTGCGGAGCTGACGTGGATGGCGGACCTTGGCACCCGAGGCATTCCGGCGGCGGTGCTGCGACCCACGACCAAAGCCGCCGACGCGGCGGTCCTGCTGGCTCGAGCACTGACTCCGGAGCCCATGCGGCCGGGCTGGGCCGACGCGGTGCGGCTGTCACGCTCGGTGCTGCCGCATCGCCGCCTTACCGCGCTCGACGAGCGGCTGGAGCATGCGGCCTGCCGGCCGGTGATCGTTCCTGAGAACATCGTCTGCGATAACGGAAAGGCGTACATTTCGCAGACGTTCCGAACTGCCTGCAGGGCGATGGGGATCAACTTCCAGCCCACCCATGAGGGCTCGCCGTGGGAGAAGGGTGTCGTCGAACGCAGCTTCGATTCACTGGGCACCCTGTTCGCTCAGTACGTCGCCGGCTACGTCGGGCGCAGCGTCGAGCATCGCGGTGAGAATGCCGACCAGGACGCGGTGTGGTCGATCGTTGAGCTGCAGGCGCTGCTGGACGAGTGGATCGTGACGGTCTGGCACAACAGGCCACATGACGGGCTCCGGCATCCACTTACCCCGGACAAGGCCCTGACGCCGAACGAGCAGTATGCCGCGCTCGTCGAGGTCGCCGGGTATGTACCTGTTCCCTTGAGCGCAGATGACTACGTGGAGCTACTTCCCGTCGCCTGGCGCGCCATCACCCCCTCCGGAATCAAACTCAACCGGCGCACCTACGACGACAAGAAAGGTGCGCTCAACGACTACCGCCGCGCGCACTCCGGCGTCACGGCGAAGAAGGGGCTGTGGGAGGTCCACTACGATCCCTACGACGTCACCCGCATCTGGGTCCGGAACCACCATCACGGTGGCTGGATCACCGTTCCCTGGAAACATCTACGGAGTTCTCCCGCGCCGTTTGGGGAGTTGGCCTGGCAGCACGCCCGCAGCATCCTGCGACAACGAGGCCAGGACAAGGCGACAGAGGCGGAGATCGCTCAGGCCGCGGCACAGTTGCTGGACCGGGCGGAGCAAGGTCCTGAGCAGCCGCCCAGGACCGCCAAGAGGGATCGGCGAGTCGCCGGAAGAACTCGCGCAACCAACTCGCCCTCAGGTCCACGACCGGAACCAGCGCCGAAGGACGAGGACGTCGGTGAGGCGCCGGATGTAGCTGCGGCCGGAAACAGCCCCGACGAACCGCTGGCAAAGGTCATCCCGCTGCCCGTGTTCGACGCACGCAAGGAGGCCCGAAAGTGGCGGTTCTGA
- a CDS encoding DEAD/DEAH box helicase, translating to MKPLWGYQQELLDRLKNPLRPRHAVVTAHPGTGIRKAIEAYLGELPSGSVALVLCPYAATVEQWADRLRAKDIAVTVLDSATVALRLLEGEPERGGRVLVATYARATHGPTSLVLSEVTFELIVHDQPMPGVTKQVDRLHSRARYVVALVDPQSTGFWSGWPLLADITFEDANREVGHPLFVNVPYELSTEERRLRREAVGLLSEYAALRKTPPLVPSDSRAELHARLLTVASGATPDVGAAGDKRSPRDDDLSDRAWRLLDQIEGSQDVDPRLDALDTILDRHLRVGVSCFILSSTPMDARYIADHLAGAGRKPRAVLTAEDPLAERRSSLQSTGPGDIVVATHGACAFFEGWPTGSIVISWSSRNHRELRDVLTTLDEASGVAVFRLTAQNPSADTPRPPGRSSG from the coding sequence ATGAAGCCGTTGTGGGGCTATCAACAGGAGCTGCTGGACCGCCTCAAGAATCCCCTGCGGCCGCGACATGCAGTGGTCACCGCGCACCCCGGAACCGGAATCCGCAAGGCCATCGAAGCGTACCTCGGCGAATTGCCCTCCGGCTCTGTCGCCCTGGTCCTGTGCCCTTACGCGGCCACGGTCGAGCAGTGGGCCGATCGTTTGCGAGCGAAGGATATCGCCGTCACCGTCCTGGATTCCGCGACGGTGGCGCTCCGGCTGCTCGAGGGAGAGCCCGAGCGCGGCGGCCGAGTGCTGGTGGCGACCTACGCGAGGGCCACCCACGGACCCACCAGCCTCGTCCTGTCGGAGGTGACCTTCGAGCTGATCGTGCACGACCAGCCGATGCCGGGCGTTACAAAGCAGGTCGATCGACTGCATTCCCGCGCGCGCTATGTCGTCGCGCTCGTCGATCCGCAGTCCACAGGCTTCTGGTCGGGTTGGCCATTGCTTGCCGACATCACGTTCGAAGACGCCAACCGTGAGGTGGGCCACCCGCTCTTCGTGAACGTTCCGTACGAGCTGAGCACCGAGGAGCGCCGACTGCGCCGTGAGGCAGTCGGTTTGTTGTCGGAGTACGCCGCACTCCGCAAGACCCCGCCCTTGGTGCCCAGCGACAGTCGGGCGGAGCTTCACGCCCGACTGTTGACCGTTGCCTCCGGCGCGACGCCCGACGTCGGCGCGGCTGGAGACAAGCGTTCACCACGGGATGACGATCTCTCCGACAGGGCGTGGAGGCTCCTGGATCAGATCGAGGGTTCGCAGGACGTGGACCCCCGCCTGGACGCGCTCGACACCATCCTCGACCGACACCTTAGGGTCGGCGTCTCCTGCTTCATCCTCTCGTCCACTCCGATGGACGCCAGGTACATCGCCGACCACCTCGCCGGTGCGGGACGCAAGCCGCGCGCCGTGCTCACCGCGGAGGATCCGCTGGCCGAGCGGCGGTCCAGCCTCCAATCGACCGGCCCGGGAGACATCGTCGTGGCAACCCACGGGGCCTGCGCGTTCTTCGAAGGATGGCCAACCGGCTCCATCGTGATCTCGTGGTCCTCCAGGAACCACCGGGAACTCCGCGACGTGCTGACCACCTTGGACGAGGCGTCCGGAGTCGCGGTCTTCCGGCTCACGGCGCAGAACCCGTCGGCTGACACCCCTCGCCCTCCCGGTCGGTCTTCGGGGTGA
- a CDS encoding TniQ family protein encodes MTQATDSWLRGRLRRLPRRVPPVHDETLESYIGRLAANNHLSRDHLVDYLTTTKRHDRRRNQLVSLDSQASVSGFAAASLAHALPEMRLRLPEREARPFIGQTVAGQPNRQRPWCRLCAAAKGIIGQVTIWARCDYSVCIRHQLWVGRGVWHPHDQLDVSDFPEITRAQVRLRRRIRRLGHARVSFYYLDACEVEHWVSRDPLALSPHNDRMKRLFAREQAESLPLSYVYAAQYPEVVNILTVISSPFWRRMALSRQIEDRERFHDEIDRKTKPSGIARGNRRLRTWIDDQRHPPLPDDPYSEKFLRRLYLSRPGVLQAHDPADDQPRSSPSPW; translated from the coding sequence ATGACTCAGGCTACCGACAGCTGGCTTAGGGGAAGACTTCGACGACTGCCGCGCCGCGTCCCTCCCGTGCACGACGAGACGCTCGAGTCGTACATCGGCCGGCTCGCAGCCAACAACCACCTGTCCCGGGATCACCTCGTCGACTACCTGACCACGACCAAGCGCCACGACAGGCGGCGTAATCAGCTCGTCTCACTTGACTCCCAGGCGTCAGTGAGCGGGTTCGCCGCGGCGAGCTTAGCCCATGCGCTGCCGGAGATGAGGCTGCGGCTCCCGGAGCGAGAAGCGCGGCCATTCATCGGACAGACCGTAGCCGGCCAACCCAACCGACAACGCCCATGGTGCCGACTCTGCGCGGCCGCCAAGGGCATCATCGGCCAGGTCACTATCTGGGCCAGGTGCGATTACAGCGTCTGCATCCGCCATCAGCTATGGGTCGGGCGGGGCGTTTGGCATCCCCACGACCAGCTCGACGTCTCCGACTTTCCCGAGATCACCCGGGCGCAGGTCCGGCTCCGGCGGCGCATCCGCCGGCTCGGTCATGCACGAGTCAGCTTCTACTACTTGGACGCCTGCGAGGTCGAACATTGGGTTTCTCGGGACCCATTGGCGCTGTCACCTCACAACGATCGCATGAAGCGCCTGTTCGCACGGGAGCAAGCAGAGTCCTTACCGTTGTCCTACGTATACGCTGCCCAGTACCCCGAGGTAGTCAACATCCTCACCGTAATCTCCTCACCGTTCTGGCGCCGGATGGCGTTGTCCAGACAGATCGAAGACCGCGAGCGCTTCCACGACGAAATCGACCGGAAGACAAAACCCAGCGGAATAGCGCGAGGTAACCGACGGCTGCGAACGTGGATCGACGACCAACGCCACCCTCCGTTACCTGACGATCCATACAGCGAGAAGTTCCTCCGCCGCCTCTACCTGAGCCGACCAGGCGTGCTCCAAGCTCACGATCCCGCAGACGATCAACCTCGCTCCTCGCCTAGCCCATGGTGA
- a CDS encoding TniB family NTP-binding protein, with protein sequence MAVLTAVNQLEDRRQPTTTVEGWRRFVEVDSTDFELLPDSDWSALTEHERTVYDEARIAHHAELVVVTTSAIQEITNEGRLLTLLNQRENGARRGLIVSGAAATGKTTAIKQLGRLHELRVRARFPGSERIPVVYVTAPPKGSPRKLAMEFARFLGLPAITSRANATDIADAVCQILIDVHCDIVIVDELHNINMATTVGEDYSDHMKYFTEHLPATFIYAGIDIERSGMFTGVRGKQLAGRCVLVNTGPFPYHDEWKQLVAGMESALRLHHHEPGSLTMLAKYLHHRTGGMIGSLSHLIRAAAIRAILSGTEAITEAAMDKVRIDHAADSSARRTSSRR encoded by the coding sequence GTGGCGGTTCTGACCGCGGTCAACCAACTAGAGGATCGCCGGCAACCCACCACCACTGTGGAAGGCTGGCGGCGTTTCGTGGAGGTCGATTCGACCGACTTCGAACTGCTGCCGGACAGCGACTGGTCAGCGCTGACCGAGCATGAGCGCACCGTATATGACGAGGCGAGGATCGCGCACCACGCTGAACTCGTCGTGGTCACGACGTCCGCGATTCAGGAGATCACCAACGAGGGCCGGTTACTGACGCTGCTGAACCAGAGAGAAAACGGCGCTCGCCGCGGGCTGATCGTTTCCGGTGCGGCCGCCACCGGCAAGACAACAGCGATCAAACAGCTGGGCCGGCTCCACGAGCTGCGCGTCCGAGCCCGGTTCCCCGGCTCTGAGCGGATTCCGGTGGTCTACGTGACCGCTCCACCGAAAGGCTCACCACGCAAACTGGCAATGGAGTTTGCGCGGTTCCTCGGCCTGCCCGCGATTACCTCCCGCGCCAACGCGACTGACATCGCTGATGCCGTCTGTCAAATCCTGATCGACGTCCACTGCGACATCGTCATTGTTGATGAGCTGCACAACATCAACATGGCGACCACGGTTGGCGAGGACTACTCGGACCACATGAAGTACTTCACCGAGCATTTGCCCGCCACATTCATCTATGCCGGCATCGATATCGAACGGTCCGGCATGTTCACCGGGGTTCGCGGCAAACAGCTCGCCGGACGCTGCGTCCTTGTCAACACTGGGCCATTCCCCTACCACGACGAGTGGAAGCAGTTGGTTGCCGGCATGGAGAGCGCCCTGCGGTTGCACCACCACGAGCCCGGCTCGCTGACCATGCTGGCCAAATACCTCCACCACCGCACCGGCGGCATGATCGGCAGCCTGTCCCACCTCATCCGCGCCGCAGCGATCCGCGCCATCCTCAGCGGAACCGAAGCCATCACCGAGGCTGCGATGGACAAGGTTCGGATCGATCACGCCGCCGACTCGTCAGCCCGCCGCACGAGTTCACGTCGATGA
- a CDS encoding DUF6230 family protein: MQDRFDNPGRTRWRRFAAMMVPAAAVASAIVFGMANGAVAASFAVSGQTFKTSASELRGEGYVQFGGVAEEIDGTKHPVAVTGIRKAELFDLCQSVKTPGAPVVITTTAGGGGRPATASDLLIDVESLEGDVVFKNINIGQDASSLKGGPPGATGDRKEFGQQADSVNIKNLRQVARSTHAGTFNLTGLKLKVNVGAAAKECF; encoded by the coding sequence GTGCAGGATCGGTTCGACAACCCGGGTCGTACCCGGTGGCGGCGGTTCGCCGCGATGATGGTCCCGGCCGCAGCCGTCGCCAGCGCGATCGTGTTCGGCATGGCCAATGGCGCGGTCGCGGCCTCGTTCGCGGTCTCCGGCCAGACATTCAAGACCTCCGCCTCCGAATTACGCGGCGAGGGCTATGTCCAGTTTGGCGGAGTCGCCGAAGAAATCGACGGCACGAAGCACCCCGTGGCCGTAACCGGCATCCGCAAGGCGGAGCTCTTCGACCTCTGCCAGTCGGTGAAAACGCCCGGTGCACCCGTGGTAATCACCACCACTGCCGGCGGCGGTGGCAGGCCCGCCACCGCGAGCGACCTGCTGATCGATGTGGAGTCGCTTGAGGGTGACGTGGTGTTCAAAAACATCAACATCGGACAGGACGCGTCGAGCCTCAAGGGCGGTCCCCCCGGCGCGACGGGCGACCGGAAGGAATTCGGCCAGCAGGCCGACAGCGTGAACATCAAGAATCTCCGCCAGGTGGCTCGCTCCACCCATGCTGGGACGTTCAACCTGACCGGACTGAAGTTGAAGGTAAACGTCGGCGCCGCCGCCAAGGAATGCTTCTGA
- a CDS encoding TraR/DksA family transcriptional regulator, with the protein MQRARHETELQIAALTRDLTGVIDASRSSNADDEHDPEGATIAFERAQVAALLSAARRRLAELDAAEERLDGGTYGRCERCGSPIPTERLAVRPSARTCVSCAR; encoded by the coding sequence TTGCAACGCGCACGGCACGAGACCGAGCTGCAGATTGCGGCACTGACCCGCGACCTGACCGGGGTCATCGACGCCTCCCGCTCCTCCAACGCCGACGACGAACACGATCCTGAAGGCGCGACCATCGCGTTCGAGCGGGCGCAGGTGGCCGCGCTGCTGTCCGCCGCGCGTCGACGCCTCGCCGAGTTGGATGCCGCCGAGGAACGACTGGACGGGGGCACGTACGGCAGGTGTGAGCGATGCGGCTCACCGATCCCGACGGAACGGCTTGCGGTACGCCCGTCCGCGCGTACCTGCGTCAGCTGCGCCCGCTGA